AATCAACTTGGGGTTGATGGCAGGTTCCAACTGTGTTTTTGGCTGTGACTGGCATTTTAAGATTATGTGGTTGCTCAAATATGTTTTACATTCCTCCATAGTCATTCATTAGGTATCAGAAACAAGCTGAATGCAGACAGATTTCACTGATTACTCACCATTGCCACCGGTATAAGAATAGTCTTGTGTCTAATACTTCATGTATTGGTGTGTTTACTTCCTTTGGTTTAGGGTCATAATGGAGGTGACGGTGAGCAGCGAGATTATTCTCTCGGTTTACATCATCAGCTTCCTGATAGGCCTGCCAACCAACCTCCTGGCTCTCTATGCCTTCACTGTTAAGGTCCACTCCAAACCGATGCTGACAGACATCCTGCTGCTCAACCTCATCGTCTCTGACCTGCTCTTTCTGATCATCCTTCCCCTCAAGATGCACGAGGCGGCGTCGGGCATGAAGTGGACTTTGCCCGGCTTCCTGTGCTCCATCACCGCCTTCACCTTCTTCTCCACAATCTACACCAGCTCCTTGCTGCTGATGGCAGTCAGTGTGGTTCGCTATGTCGGGGTAGCTTTCCCTATCGCCTATCATCAGCTGCAGAAACCTGTGTACGCCATAGTTATCAGTGCTGCTATTTGGCTAATctcagcagcacactgcagcaTTACTTTCATTACCCAGCACCTCCCATCGCTGTCCAGCACAAATTCCAGCGTGTGCTATGAGAActtcacagaaaagcagctggaGGTCCTCCTCCCAGTACGTTTGGAGTTCTTCTTTGTCCTCTGCCTCATACCTCTTCTgatttgtgtttactgctactTGAACTGCATCTTGATCCTGTACAGGCGCCCCAGGATATCACAGATGCAGAAGCAGAAGGCCATCGGCATGGCCATGGGGACTCTAGCTGTGTTTCTGATTTGTGTGATACCGTACAATGTCTCCCATGTCCTGGGTTACTTCCAGGGTGAGAGTCCACGATGGAGGTACTACACCTTGCTGCTTAGCACCTTCAACACCTGTATTGATCCCATCATCTTCtatttttcctcctccactttCCGCTGCACTAGTGAGAAGTCCATTTTCAGGAAGCGTAGACCCGATGTTTCAGGAGCACGAGGGCAGGCCACAAGCTCTGGCTAACAGCAAAATTCACTTTCAATACAATATGTTCATATCCAGCTTCACTGTTAtcattgtactgtatgttgtggACATTATATCAGAATGCGTAACGCTGTATTGATCGCTTTCACAGgtcatttagaaaaaaatgtctgacatCAGGGTGTTGCTGGCCCGCTCAGAGGGACAGAGCTGCTTTCCATCTCATTCCACAGTAGATCATTTTACCACAAAACCACACAACATGTTTGGTGCATATGCAAAATTCcaaattttattattttacagtaaCTTCTCCATTTTTGAACAGGAATTGATATCCTTTTCACCCGTGACacattgtttcctgtttattttaacGTGGGCCAGCCACTCTTCTGCACTCATGCATTCTGTAGGCACACATGTAGAatatacctgcaaaacaaaacatagcTCAGCTGAAAAGCGGTACGGTTTTTGATGCACAGGCACGTCAAGTACAAGATAATGGCACtgttattgttgtattgttAATAATGGGTGCAAACATGATGACATTGTACTAAGTTATAATAAACAATTCCAACATCAGGAATAAGTGTAAATAAAGTTTCAAGAAAATTAAAGTGTGACAACATTGTATTGGTGATCTTGTgatttcttgtcatttattttgtttcctatGAGCAAGATAGAGTAATAACACTGAACTCCTTTATTTGAACCAACCTGCAAAGAAGGTCATGAGCAGTGCCACCCAGCCTAGTATGTAGGACCAAGAGAAGCGCCAGTCACCAAAGCGTTTTCCCAGGAAGTTCACTGTCACCCCAGTGTAAATGGCCATTGCAAGCAGAACAAAGAGAGCTGGCACGGTGGGCAGAGAgtggaaaatattaaaatcaatatcTGTTGTAATAAAAGTCTTGGTTACAAAGTTCCATGGCAGGCCTGGTGAACATGGTGATATGCAAATTGGCCAAACAGTGCATCATTCATCCACCATAAGGTTGCTGCGCCCGTGACTCACTTG
Above is a window of Chelmon rostratus isolate fCheRos1 chromosome 8, fCheRos1.pri, whole genome shotgun sequence DNA encoding:
- the LOC121610433 gene encoding free fatty acid receptor 2-like; the encoded protein is MEVTVSSEIILSVYIISFLIGLPTNLLALYAFTVKVHSKPMLTDILLLNLIVSDLLFLIILPLKMHEAASGMKWTLPGFLCSITAFTFFSTIYTSSLLLMAVSVVRYVGVAFPIAYHQLQKPVYAIVISAAIWLISAAHCSITFITQHLPSLSSTNSSVCYENFTEKQLEVLLPVRLEFFFVLCLIPLLICVYCYLNCILILYRRPRISQMQKQKAIGMAMGTLAVFLICVIPYNVSHVLGYFQGESPRWRYYTLLLSTFNTCIDPIIFYFSSSTFRCTSEKSIFRKRRPDVSGARGQATSSG